TGCTGCCAGCCAAAAGCCGGCTGTGAGCGAAAAGGCGTCAACGACGATAAGCGGGAAGGTGTTCGTATAGCCTTTATAAACAGAAGCAGCAATGAGTCCAACGGTTAAGGCAAGGCCGATAAGCCGATTGTATGTGACCCGAGTAAATAGCAATACGAGTAAACCAGGCAAAAGCAGTGCCGATACATATTCAAGAGCCAATGGGTCCACCTCATTAAATTCATTTCTGTTTATATATTTTAGAAATTAATTCACAAAATTGCAACAAAAAGTTATTGATAATCCTTAGTTACATGTCCCATGCGGACTTGGGCAGCCAATTTCAGCCTTTTCGACTTGAATCGTACTATGTTCGATATGAAATTCATCATGAAGAATTTTTTGAGAACGAGCGAGAACTTCATCATGGATGGCTTCATCTACTATGGTAATATGACAGCTCAATACTGGATAGCCAGACGTTATGGTCCAAATGTGCAAATCATGGACTTCCTTCACCAAAGGAATTTTACTAAGTGCTTCTTTAACCTGCTGGATGTCAATTTGCGTTGGTGCACCTTCCATCAGAATATGGAAGGAATCTCTTGTAACTCTAAAACCACTAATAATGATTAAAACAGCGACAATGACACTAGCAATCGGGTCTGCAATTGTCCATCCGAAGAACATAATAAGTAAGGCAGCCACAATCGCACCAACGGATCCAAGCATATCGCCAAGCACATGTAAAAAGGCACTTCGGACATTGAG
This Neobacillus sp. YX16 DNA region includes the following protein-coding sequences:
- a CDS encoding DUF2198 family protein, with product MALEYVSALLLPGLLVLLFTRVTYNRLIGLALTVGLIAASVYKGYTNTFPLIVVDAFSLTAGFWLAAKMKHRVVKKT